One Fontisphaera persica DNA window includes the following coding sequences:
- a CDS encoding efflux RND transporter periplasmic adaptor subunit — MRNILFTAGAALALLGTAGCHQPPAPPPPENLPAATVKVQPVAARVYVATEEVVGTVRPKLRATISPKISGRVEDLLVAPGQTVTQGQLLVRIDAREIQARLLQAQAVRVQAEADLKRMQRLVAEGTAPQAELDRATMQAGVAAANVQEIETTLSFARVTAPFNGLITRKLSDVGDLAAPGTPLLEMEDPHQLRLEADVPEALIDRVKLGDRLRVHISTLPGPLEGVVGEMDPVADAGSRTFRVKLDLPRTPGLRSGLFGRAAVPVGQTTTLRVPASALVVRGQMEMVFVAANGKAQLRLVKTGKRLDGEVELVSGVRTNEIVVVEGALQLVDGQPLTVR; from the coding sequence ATGAGGAATATCCTGTTCACGGCGGGCGCAGCCCTGGCCCTGCTGGGGACCGCAGGCTGCCATCAACCTCCGGCCCCGCCCCCGCCGGAAAACCTCCCGGCCGCCACCGTCAAGGTCCAGCCGGTGGCCGCCCGCGTCTATGTGGCCACCGAAGAAGTGGTGGGCACGGTGCGCCCCAAACTCCGCGCCACCATCTCCCCCAAAATCAGCGGACGCGTGGAAGACCTCCTCGTCGCCCCCGGCCAGACCGTCACCCAGGGCCAGTTGCTCGTCCGCATTGACGCCCGCGAAATTCAAGCCCGCCTACTCCAAGCCCAGGCCGTGCGCGTCCAGGCCGAGGCCGATTTGAAACGCATGCAACGCCTGGTGGCCGAAGGCACCGCGCCCCAGGCCGAGTTGGACCGCGCCACCATGCAAGCCGGCGTGGCCGCCGCCAATGTGCAGGAAATCGAAACCACGCTCAGCTTTGCCAGGGTCACCGCGCCCTTTAACGGCCTCATCACCCGCAAACTTTCCGATGTCGGCGACCTCGCCGCTCCCGGCACGCCGCTGCTCGAAATGGAAGACCCCCATCAGTTGCGCCTGGAAGCCGATGTGCCGGAGGCCCTCATTGACCGCGTCAAACTCGGCGACCGCCTCCGCGTCCATATCTCCACCCTCCCCGGCCCCCTGGAAGGCGTCGTGGGCGAAATGGACCCCGTCGCCGACGCCGGCAGCCGCACCTTCCGCGTCAAACTTGATTTGCCCCGCACCCCCGGCCTGCGCTCCGGCCTCTTTGGCCGCGCCGCCGTGCCGGTGGGCCAGACCACCACCCTGCGCGTGCCCGCTTCCGCCCTCGTGGTGCGCGGCCAGATGGAAATGGTCTTTGTCGCCGCCAACGGCAAGGCCCAGTTGCGCCTCGTCAAAACCGGCAAACGCCTGGATGGCGAAGTAGAGCTCGTCTCCGGCGTCCGCACCAATGAAATCGTGGTGGTCGAGGGCGCGTTGCAATTGGTGGACGGCCAACCCCTGACCGTCCGCTAG
- a CDS encoding DUF6132 family protein, with the protein MLQAVLSMGIGAGLGAVMGYFGQCSSGACPLTSTWWRGALYGAIMGLIFYLSARK; encoded by the coding sequence ATGCTGCAAGCCGTCTTAAGCATGGGCATCGGGGCGGGGCTGGGCGCAGTCATGGGCTATTTCGGCCAATGCTCCTCCGGCGCCTGCCCCCTGACCTCCACCTGGTGGCGCGGCGCCCTCTACGGCGCCATCATGGGCCTGATTTTTTACCTCTCCGCCCGCAAATAA